The Candidatus Defluviibacterium haderslevense DNA window GTTCTTTTCCGATGGTTCTGATTCTTGAATCACAATATTTAAAATGTCATAAGTAGGATTCGGAAACACTTCTAACATCTGATCATTTAAGAGTGATTGTTCTTCAAAAGTTTGTTTTAATTGATAAGCTGATTGATGTGCAAACTTGTCTATTTCACTTGATAATTTGCTTTGAACTTCATGAACTACAACAGGTATATCATTTATTACATAATTATCATATTGACTTCTTACCGTTTTTTCCAACAAACCTCCATTCAATAAAGTCGAATATGTTTTCTCTATTGTGTACATCTTTATTGCTTTATTGACATCAACAATTGCAAATTTTTCAAGAGTAGAAGTCGTCATTTTATCATTGACAAAAGCTTCAGTAAGTATAGTTTGGGCTAATATATCAATGGTTATTTTTGAAGCATGGTCTTTAATTATAAAACTATGATCATTCTGAATGATCACCATTTGACCAGATACATTAATGTTTCTAATATCCTCTGGAGTCAGGTTGACTAAGGGTTGAATATATCCAAAATTTAATAATTCGTCATTGTTACCATCAAATGTGGGAAAAGGAGTCTCTTCATTATTGGCAGAATAATAATAAGCTTCGCCACTTTCATTAAATAAAGTAGTACCGTGTTCATCACTCACCGTTTTTGCTGGAACCCGATAACCATGTTCAATATGAGGATTTGTTGGCTCATATGAATTGGTAAACATAATTTTTCCGGAACTACTTATTTGAATTTCGGAATGTGTAACTTGACTTTCAGAATGAGTATTCACAATATCAAAAGGATGCATGCCTTCTATATTGACCTCATTGGATACTGCGTAACTAGTTATTGAAGTTTGCTCATACCTCAACTTTCTGATCACTGGATCATTGGTAATTCGTGTGTTCTTATAAGTATAAGAACAAGCGATAATAATGATCACCATAAGCAAGGCACAATGCAATAATAGTTGATCATACTTTTGAAAAAATTTAAATAGTGTGTTATTCATAAAATAAATTTTAAATGATTAATAATTAAATATCGAAGCAAAAGTATTGTCGATGTTGAAACAATAAATGGACATTTTTTCAAGTAATACATAATTAATTGTTTAATATGTCAAAAAAATAAATCTCAAAATTCAATTAGGCATAGTTTTTGTCATATTAACTTAACACTATATAAGTCTTAATTTTATTTGTTAACTCAATAGAACACCCTTTATGAGTAATCAATCGATTAAGGTGCAATTTCATGAAGTCATACTCAATAAAATAGTATGCAAAAAAAATTGGGCTGATGAATTATCAAAGGTCCTGCATGTTAGCACCGATACCATTTACAAAAAAGCCAGAATGGATTCATTCTATTCCCTAGATGAAGTAATCATTCTTATGAAACATTTTGGAATATCACTCGATGAAATGGTTTTTGATCGATCAGATCATGTACATTTTAAAATGCCTCAATTAACTCGACCTGTCAAAAACATTGAGGAATATTTAGGACAACTTGCCAATACATTTCAAATGGTACAGCAAGCAAAAAATGTAAAATTGTATTATGCTACACGCGAATTACCTATTTTCTATTATTTTTTAAATGATACATTAGCTGCCTTTAAACTTTTTGTTTTTGGCCGTACAGTTTGGAATATATCCAGAATGGCTGATGCTTGCTATTCTAAGGATCTCTTCGATCCAGAAGTATTTCAACTCACTAAAAACATTTGGAATCATTATGCCCAATATAATTCTGAAGAGTACTGGAACAACAATGTAATGGATAATACAATTCAGCAATTATTATACTACTTTGATTGTGGAGTCATTACAACATGTGACGCCATTTCCATTATTGAAGCTTTAAAAGAGGTGACTTCCAGATGTAAAAAGATGGCCATCACTAATTCTAAAAACTTACTTTACAATCAAAACAATTACAAACTATACGACAACAAAATTATGCATACTAGCAATCATGTCAGAGTCTCATCAGATGATTTCAATGTACTCTATCTCACTTATGATAGCCCCAATTTTATTATTTCGGAAAACTCAGCTTTATTGCATTATACAGATCAATGGTATAATTCGATTCAAGAAAACTCCTACTATTTAGGTAAAGGCTCAGGACATCATACATTAGATTTCTTTAACTCTATTATTGAGAAAATCACTGCAGTTGAAAAACGTATTCTCAACTATTCTACACTCATGTAGAATATGAAATAACCAAATATTCATTTAAGAATTCCTATTTTTATTCAAGAAGATATGTC harbors:
- a CDS encoding T9SS type A sorting domain-containing protein gives rise to the protein MNNTLFKFFQKYDQLLLHCALLMVIIIIACSYTYKNTRITNDPVIRKLRYEQTSITSYAVSNEVNIEGMHPFDIVNTHSESQVTHSEIQISSSGKIMFTNSYEPTNPHIEHGYRVPAKTVSDEHGTTLFNESGEAYYYSANNEETPFPTFDGNNDELLNFGYIQPLVNLTPEDIRNINVSGQMVIIQNDHSFIIKDHASKITIDILAQTILTEAFVNDKMTTSTLEKFAIVDVNKAIKMYTIEKTYSTLLNGGLLEKTVRSQYDNYVINDIPVVVHEVQSKLSSEIDKFAHQSAYQLKQTFEEQSLLNDQMLEVFPNPTYDILNIVIQESEPSEKNQYTIFNLDGKEMASGHFGKTEAINISTLAPGVYRIVVVNPKQTYYSAFSKI